In a genomic window of Rhinolophus ferrumequinum isolate MPI-CBG mRhiFer1 chromosome 2, mRhiFer1_v1.p, whole genome shotgun sequence:
- the ABCF3 gene encoding ATP-binding cassette sub-family F member 3 isoform X3, with translation MYNTLRLAEPQSQGNSQVLLDAPIQLSKITENYGENCGTNLPGLLKREQSSTVNAKKLEKAEARLKAKQEKRSEKDTLKTGNPLVLEEASASQAGSRKESRLESSGKNKSYDVRIENFDVSFGDRVLLTGADVNLAWGRRYGLVGRNGLGKTTLLKMLATRSLRVPAHISLLHVEQEVAGDDTPALQSVLESDTVREDLLRRERELSAQIAAGRAEGSEAAQLAEIYAKLEEIEADKAPARASVILAGLGFTPKMQQQPTREFSGGWRMRLALARALFARPDLLLLDEPTNMLDVRAILWLENYLQTWPSTILVVSHDRNFLNAIATDIIHLHSQRLDGYRGDFETFIKCKQERLLNQQREYEAQQQYRQHIQVFIDRFRYNANRASQVQSKLKMLEKLPELKPVDKELEVVMKFPDGFEKFSPPVLQLDEVDFYYDPKHVIFSRLSVSADLESRICVVGENGAGKSTMLKLLMGDLTPVRGIRHAHRNLKIGYFSQHHVEQLDLNVSAVELLARKFPGRPEEEYRHQLGRYGISGELAVRPVASLSGGQKSRVAFAQMTMPCPNFYILDEPTNHLDMETIEALGRALNNFRGGVILVSHDERFIRLVCQELWVCEGGGVTRVEGGFDQYRALLQEQFRREGFL, from the exons ATGTACAACACTCTGCGCCT GGCTGAGCCACAGAGCCAGGGAAACAGCCAGGTGCTACTAGACGCCCCCATCCAGTTGTCAAAAATAACGGAGAACTACGGTGAGA ACTGTGGCACCAACCTTCCAGGACTGCTAAAGAGGGAACAATCCTcg ACAGTGAATGCAAAGAAGCTAGAGAAGGCTGAGGCTCGACTGAAGGCTAAGCAGGAGAAACGCTCAGAGAAGGACACACTCAAGACCGGCAACCCTCT agtCTTGGAAGAGGCATCAGCCAGCCAGGCAGGCAGCAGAAAAGAGAGTCGGTTGGAGTCATCAGGCAAGAACAAATCCTACGATGTGCGAATTGAGAACTTTGATGTGTCTTTTGGCGATAG GGTACTGCTGACTGGTGCAGATGTGAACCTGGCCTGGGGCCGCCGCTATGGGCTGGTGGGTCGGAATGGGCTAGGGAAGACGACGCTGCTGAAGATGCTGGCCACCCGCAGCCTGCGGGTTCCAGCCCATATTTCCCTGCTGCACGTGGAGCAGGAGGTTGCTGGAGATGACACCCCTGCCCTGCAGAGTGTGTTGGAGAGTGACACTGTGCGAGAAGACCTTCTGCGGCGGGAGCGGGAGCTCAGTGCCCAGATTGCTGCTGGCAG GGCCGAGGGCTCAGAAGCGGCACAGCTGGCAGAAATCTATGCCAAACTGGAAGAGATTGAGGCTGACAAGGCGCCTGCCAG GGCATCAGTCATTCTTGCTGGGCTTGGCTTCACCCCTAAAATGCAGCAGCAGCCCACCCG GGAGTTCTCAGGTGGCTGGAGGATGAGACTAGCCCTCGCCCGGGCCCTGTTTGCTAG GCCAGATCTTCTGCTGTTAGATG AACCCACAAACATGCTGGATGTCAGGGCCATCCTGTGGCTGGAGAATTACCTGCAG ACGTGGCCCTCCACAATCCTGGTCGTCTCCCACGACCGAAACTTCCTGAATGCCATAGCCACAGACATCATCCACCTGCACAGCCAGCGGCTAGATGGTTACCGGGGAGACTTTGAGACCTTCATCAAGTGCAAGCAGGAGCGGCTCCTCAACCAGCAGCGTGAATATGAGGCTCAACAGCAGTACCGTCAGCATATCCAG gtTTTCATTGACCGGTTTCGCTACAATGCCAACAGAGCCTCTCAAGTACAGAGCAAACTCAAGATGCTGGAGAAGCT ACCAGAGCTGAAACCCGTGGACAAGGAGTTGGAGGTAGTGATGAA GTTCCCCGATGGGTTTGAGAAGTTCTCACCGCCAGTTCTGCAACTGGATGAGGTGGATTTCTACTATGACCCTAAGCACGTCATCTTCAGccgtctctctgtctctgctgaTCTCGAGTCCCGCATCTGTGTG GTTGGGGAGAATGGAGCTGGCAAGTCGACCATGCTGAAGCTGCTTATGGGGGACCTGACACCTGTTCGAGGCATCAGACATGCTCACAG GAATCTGAAGATTGGCTATTTCAGCCAACACCACGTGGAGCAGCTGGACCTGAACGTCAGCGCCGTGGAGCTGCTGGCGCGCAAGTTTCCTG GACGGCCTGAGGAGGAGTATCGTCACCAGCTGGGCCGCTACGGCATCTCTGGGGAACTGGCCGTGCGCCCTGTTGCCAGCTTGTCCGGGGGCCAGAAGAGTCGTGTAGCCTTTGCTCAGATGACCATGCCCTG CCCCAACTTCTACATTCTGGATGAACCCACAAACCACCTGGATATGGAGACGATTGAGGCTCTGGGCCGTGCTCTCAACAACTTCAGG GGTGGCGTGATTCTGGTGTCCCACGATGAGCGCTTCATCCGGCTGGTGTGCCAGGAGTTGTGGGTGTGTGAAGGAGGCGGCGTCACCCGGGTGGAGGGGGGCTTTGACCAGTACCGCGCCCTTCTCCAGGAACAGTTCCGCCGGGAGGGCTTCCTATAG
- the ABCF3 gene encoding ATP-binding cassette sub-family F member 3 isoform X1: MATCAEILRSEFPEIDGQVFDYVTGVLHSGSADFESVDDLVDAVGELLQEVSGDSKDDAGIRAVCQRMYNTLRLAEPQSQGNSQVLLDAPIQLSKITENYGENCGTNLPGLLKREQSSTVNAKKLEKAEARLKAKQEKRSEKDTLKTGNPLVLEEASASQAGSRKESRLESSGKNKSYDVRIENFDVSFGDRVLLTGADVNLAWGRRYGLVGRNGLGKTTLLKMLATRSLRVPAHISLLHVEQEVAGDDTPALQSVLESDTVREDLLRRERELSAQIAAGRAEGSEAAQLAEIYAKLEEIEADKAPARASVILAGLGFTPKMQQQPTREFSGGWRMRLALARALFARPDLLLLDEPTNMLDVRAILWLENYLQTWPSTILVVSHDRNFLNAIATDIIHLHSQRLDGYRGDFETFIKCKQERLLNQQREYEAQQQYRQHIQVFIDRFRYNANRASQVQSKLKMLEKLPELKPVDKELEVVMKFPDGFEKFSPPVLQLDEVDFYYDPKHVIFSRLSVSADLESRICVVGENGAGKSTMLKLLMGDLTPVRGIRHAHRNLKIGYFSQHHVEQLDLNVSAVELLARKFPGRPEEEYRHQLGRYGISGELAVRPVASLSGGQKSRVAFAQMTMPCPNFYILDEPTNHLDMETIEALGRALNNFRGGVILVSHDERFIRLVCQELWVCEGGGVTRVEGGFDQYRALLQEQFRREGFL, encoded by the exons ATGGCGACTTGCGCTGAAATCTTGCGGAGCGAGTTCCCCGAAATTGACGGGCAGGTCTTCGACTACGTGACGG GCGTCTTGCACAGCGGCAGCGCGGACTTTGAATCTGTGGATGACCTAGTGGACGCTGTGGGAGAACTGTTGCAAGAGGTGTCCGGGGACAGCAAGGATGACGCGGGCATCAGAGCAGTGTGTCAGCGCATGTACAACACTCTGCGCCT GGCTGAGCCACAGAGCCAGGGAAACAGCCAGGTGCTACTAGACGCCCCCATCCAGTTGTCAAAAATAACGGAGAACTACGGTGAGA ACTGTGGCACCAACCTTCCAGGACTGCTAAAGAGGGAACAATCCTcg ACAGTGAATGCAAAGAAGCTAGAGAAGGCTGAGGCTCGACTGAAGGCTAAGCAGGAGAAACGCTCAGAGAAGGACACACTCAAGACCGGCAACCCTCT agtCTTGGAAGAGGCATCAGCCAGCCAGGCAGGCAGCAGAAAAGAGAGTCGGTTGGAGTCATCAGGCAAGAACAAATCCTACGATGTGCGAATTGAGAACTTTGATGTGTCTTTTGGCGATAG GGTACTGCTGACTGGTGCAGATGTGAACCTGGCCTGGGGCCGCCGCTATGGGCTGGTGGGTCGGAATGGGCTAGGGAAGACGACGCTGCTGAAGATGCTGGCCACCCGCAGCCTGCGGGTTCCAGCCCATATTTCCCTGCTGCACGTGGAGCAGGAGGTTGCTGGAGATGACACCCCTGCCCTGCAGAGTGTGTTGGAGAGTGACACTGTGCGAGAAGACCTTCTGCGGCGGGAGCGGGAGCTCAGTGCCCAGATTGCTGCTGGCAG GGCCGAGGGCTCAGAAGCGGCACAGCTGGCAGAAATCTATGCCAAACTGGAAGAGATTGAGGCTGACAAGGCGCCTGCCAG GGCATCAGTCATTCTTGCTGGGCTTGGCTTCACCCCTAAAATGCAGCAGCAGCCCACCCG GGAGTTCTCAGGTGGCTGGAGGATGAGACTAGCCCTCGCCCGGGCCCTGTTTGCTAG GCCAGATCTTCTGCTGTTAGATG AACCCACAAACATGCTGGATGTCAGGGCCATCCTGTGGCTGGAGAATTACCTGCAG ACGTGGCCCTCCACAATCCTGGTCGTCTCCCACGACCGAAACTTCCTGAATGCCATAGCCACAGACATCATCCACCTGCACAGCCAGCGGCTAGATGGTTACCGGGGAGACTTTGAGACCTTCATCAAGTGCAAGCAGGAGCGGCTCCTCAACCAGCAGCGTGAATATGAGGCTCAACAGCAGTACCGTCAGCATATCCAG gtTTTCATTGACCGGTTTCGCTACAATGCCAACAGAGCCTCTCAAGTACAGAGCAAACTCAAGATGCTGGAGAAGCT ACCAGAGCTGAAACCCGTGGACAAGGAGTTGGAGGTAGTGATGAA GTTCCCCGATGGGTTTGAGAAGTTCTCACCGCCAGTTCTGCAACTGGATGAGGTGGATTTCTACTATGACCCTAAGCACGTCATCTTCAGccgtctctctgtctctgctgaTCTCGAGTCCCGCATCTGTGTG GTTGGGGAGAATGGAGCTGGCAAGTCGACCATGCTGAAGCTGCTTATGGGGGACCTGACACCTGTTCGAGGCATCAGACATGCTCACAG GAATCTGAAGATTGGCTATTTCAGCCAACACCACGTGGAGCAGCTGGACCTGAACGTCAGCGCCGTGGAGCTGCTGGCGCGCAAGTTTCCTG GACGGCCTGAGGAGGAGTATCGTCACCAGCTGGGCCGCTACGGCATCTCTGGGGAACTGGCCGTGCGCCCTGTTGCCAGCTTGTCCGGGGGCCAGAAGAGTCGTGTAGCCTTTGCTCAGATGACCATGCCCTG CCCCAACTTCTACATTCTGGATGAACCCACAAACCACCTGGATATGGAGACGATTGAGGCTCTGGGCCGTGCTCTCAACAACTTCAGG GGTGGCGTGATTCTGGTGTCCCACGATGAGCGCTTCATCCGGCTGGTGTGCCAGGAGTTGTGGGTGTGTGAAGGAGGCGGCGTCACCCGGGTGGAGGGGGGCTTTGACCAGTACCGCGCCCTTCTCCAGGAACAGTTCCGCCGGGAGGGCTTCCTATAG
- the ABCF3 gene encoding ATP-binding cassette sub-family F member 3 isoform X5 yields the protein MTPLPCRVCWRVTLCEKTFCGGSGSSVPRLLLAATRAEGSEAAQLAEIYAKLEEIEADKAPARASVILAGLGFTPKMQQQPTREFSGGWRMRLALARALFARPDLLLLDEPTNMLDVRAILWLENYLQTWPSTILVVSHDRNFLNAIATDIIHLHSQRLDGYRGDFETFIKCKQERLLNQQREYEAQQQYRQHIQVFIDRFRYNANRASQVQSKLKMLEKLPELKPVDKELEVVMKFPDGFEKFSPPVLQLDEVDFYYDPKHVIFSRLSVSADLESRICVVGENGAGKSTMLKLLMGDLTPVRGIRHAHRNLKIGYFSQHHVEQLDLNVSAVELLARKFPGRPEEEYRHQLGRYGISGELAVRPVASLSGGQKSRVAFAQMTMPCPNFYILDEPTNHLDMETIEALGRALNNFRGGVILVSHDERFIRLVCQELWVCEGGGVTRVEGGFDQYRALLQEQFRREGFL from the exons ATGACACCCCTGCCCTGCAGAGTGTGTTGGAGAGTGACACTGTGCGAGAAGACCTTCTGCGGCGGGAGCGGGAGCTCAGTGCCCAGATTGCTGCTGGCAG CAACAAG GGCCGAGGGCTCAGAAGCGGCACAGCTGGCAGAAATCTATGCCAAACTGGAAGAGATTGAGGCTGACAAGGCGCCTGCCAG GGCATCAGTCATTCTTGCTGGGCTTGGCTTCACCCCTAAAATGCAGCAGCAGCCCACCCG GGAGTTCTCAGGTGGCTGGAGGATGAGACTAGCCCTCGCCCGGGCCCTGTTTGCTAG GCCAGATCTTCTGCTGTTAGATG AACCCACAAACATGCTGGATGTCAGGGCCATCCTGTGGCTGGAGAATTACCTGCAG ACGTGGCCCTCCACAATCCTGGTCGTCTCCCACGACCGAAACTTCCTGAATGCCATAGCCACAGACATCATCCACCTGCACAGCCAGCGGCTAGATGGTTACCGGGGAGACTTTGAGACCTTCATCAAGTGCAAGCAGGAGCGGCTCCTCAACCAGCAGCGTGAATATGAGGCTCAACAGCAGTACCGTCAGCATATCCAG gtTTTCATTGACCGGTTTCGCTACAATGCCAACAGAGCCTCTCAAGTACAGAGCAAACTCAAGATGCTGGAGAAGCT ACCAGAGCTGAAACCCGTGGACAAGGAGTTGGAGGTAGTGATGAA GTTCCCCGATGGGTTTGAGAAGTTCTCACCGCCAGTTCTGCAACTGGATGAGGTGGATTTCTACTATGACCCTAAGCACGTCATCTTCAGccgtctctctgtctctgctgaTCTCGAGTCCCGCATCTGTGTG GTTGGGGAGAATGGAGCTGGCAAGTCGACCATGCTGAAGCTGCTTATGGGGGACCTGACACCTGTTCGAGGCATCAGACATGCTCACAG GAATCTGAAGATTGGCTATTTCAGCCAACACCACGTGGAGCAGCTGGACCTGAACGTCAGCGCCGTGGAGCTGCTGGCGCGCAAGTTTCCTG GACGGCCTGAGGAGGAGTATCGTCACCAGCTGGGCCGCTACGGCATCTCTGGGGAACTGGCCGTGCGCCCTGTTGCCAGCTTGTCCGGGGGCCAGAAGAGTCGTGTAGCCTTTGCTCAGATGACCATGCCCTG CCCCAACTTCTACATTCTGGATGAACCCACAAACCACCTGGATATGGAGACGATTGAGGCTCTGGGCCGTGCTCTCAACAACTTCAGG GGTGGCGTGATTCTGGTGTCCCACGATGAGCGCTTCATCCGGCTGGTGTGCCAGGAGTTGTGGGTGTGTGAAGGAGGCGGCGTCACCCGGGTGGAGGGGGGCTTTGACCAGTACCGCGCCCTTCTCCAGGAACAGTTCCGCCGGGAGGGCTTCCTATAG
- the ABCF3 gene encoding ATP-binding cassette sub-family F member 3 isoform X4 — protein sequence MLATRSLRVPAHISLLHVEQEVAGDDTPALQSVLESDTVREDLLRRERELSAQIAAGRAEGSEAAQLAEIYAKLEEIEADKAPARASVILAGLGFTPKMQQQPTREFSGGWRMRLALARALFARPDLLLLDEPTNMLDVRAILWLENYLQTWPSTILVVSHDRNFLNAIATDIIHLHSQRLDGYRGDFETFIKCKQERLLNQQREYEAQQQYRQHIQVFIDRFRYNANRASQVQSKLKMLEKLPELKPVDKELEVVMKFPDGFEKFSPPVLQLDEVDFYYDPKHVIFSRLSVSADLESRICVVGENGAGKSTMLKLLMGDLTPVRGIRHAHRNLKIGYFSQHHVEQLDLNVSAVELLARKFPGRPEEEYRHQLGRYGISGELAVRPVASLSGGQKSRVAFAQMTMPCPNFYILDEPTNHLDMETIEALGRALNNFRGGVILVSHDERFIRLVCQELWVCEGGGVTRVEGGFDQYRALLQEQFRREGFL from the exons ATGCTGGCCACCCGCAGCCTGCGGGTTCCAGCCCATATTTCCCTGCTGCACGTGGAGCAGGAGGTTGCTGGAGATGACACCCCTGCCCTGCAGAGTGTGTTGGAGAGTGACACTGTGCGAGAAGACCTTCTGCGGCGGGAGCGGGAGCTCAGTGCCCAGATTGCTGCTGGCAG GGCCGAGGGCTCAGAAGCGGCACAGCTGGCAGAAATCTATGCCAAACTGGAAGAGATTGAGGCTGACAAGGCGCCTGCCAG GGCATCAGTCATTCTTGCTGGGCTTGGCTTCACCCCTAAAATGCAGCAGCAGCCCACCCG GGAGTTCTCAGGTGGCTGGAGGATGAGACTAGCCCTCGCCCGGGCCCTGTTTGCTAG GCCAGATCTTCTGCTGTTAGATG AACCCACAAACATGCTGGATGTCAGGGCCATCCTGTGGCTGGAGAATTACCTGCAG ACGTGGCCCTCCACAATCCTGGTCGTCTCCCACGACCGAAACTTCCTGAATGCCATAGCCACAGACATCATCCACCTGCACAGCCAGCGGCTAGATGGTTACCGGGGAGACTTTGAGACCTTCATCAAGTGCAAGCAGGAGCGGCTCCTCAACCAGCAGCGTGAATATGAGGCTCAACAGCAGTACCGTCAGCATATCCAG gtTTTCATTGACCGGTTTCGCTACAATGCCAACAGAGCCTCTCAAGTACAGAGCAAACTCAAGATGCTGGAGAAGCT ACCAGAGCTGAAACCCGTGGACAAGGAGTTGGAGGTAGTGATGAA GTTCCCCGATGGGTTTGAGAAGTTCTCACCGCCAGTTCTGCAACTGGATGAGGTGGATTTCTACTATGACCCTAAGCACGTCATCTTCAGccgtctctctgtctctgctgaTCTCGAGTCCCGCATCTGTGTG GTTGGGGAGAATGGAGCTGGCAAGTCGACCATGCTGAAGCTGCTTATGGGGGACCTGACACCTGTTCGAGGCATCAGACATGCTCACAG GAATCTGAAGATTGGCTATTTCAGCCAACACCACGTGGAGCAGCTGGACCTGAACGTCAGCGCCGTGGAGCTGCTGGCGCGCAAGTTTCCTG GACGGCCTGAGGAGGAGTATCGTCACCAGCTGGGCCGCTACGGCATCTCTGGGGAACTGGCCGTGCGCCCTGTTGCCAGCTTGTCCGGGGGCCAGAAGAGTCGTGTAGCCTTTGCTCAGATGACCATGCCCTG CCCCAACTTCTACATTCTGGATGAACCCACAAACCACCTGGATATGGAGACGATTGAGGCTCTGGGCCGTGCTCTCAACAACTTCAGG GGTGGCGTGATTCTGGTGTCCCACGATGAGCGCTTCATCCGGCTGGTGTGCCAGGAGTTGTGGGTGTGTGAAGGAGGCGGCGTCACCCGGGTGGAGGGGGGCTTTGACCAGTACCGCGCCCTTCTCCAGGAACAGTTCCGCCGGGAGGGCTTCCTATAG
- the ABCF3 gene encoding ATP-binding cassette sub-family F member 3 isoform X2 has product MATCAEILRSEFPEIDGQVFDYVTGVLHSGSADFESVDDLVDAVGELLQEVSGDSKDDAGIRAVCQRMYNTLRLAEPQSQGNSQVLLDAPIQLSKITENYDCGTNLPGLLKREQSSTVNAKKLEKAEARLKAKQEKRSEKDTLKTGNPLVLEEASASQAGSRKESRLESSGKNKSYDVRIENFDVSFGDRVLLTGADVNLAWGRRYGLVGRNGLGKTTLLKMLATRSLRVPAHISLLHVEQEVAGDDTPALQSVLESDTVREDLLRRERELSAQIAAGRAEGSEAAQLAEIYAKLEEIEADKAPARASVILAGLGFTPKMQQQPTREFSGGWRMRLALARALFARPDLLLLDEPTNMLDVRAILWLENYLQTWPSTILVVSHDRNFLNAIATDIIHLHSQRLDGYRGDFETFIKCKQERLLNQQREYEAQQQYRQHIQVFIDRFRYNANRASQVQSKLKMLEKLPELKPVDKELEVVMKFPDGFEKFSPPVLQLDEVDFYYDPKHVIFSRLSVSADLESRICVVGENGAGKSTMLKLLMGDLTPVRGIRHAHRNLKIGYFSQHHVEQLDLNVSAVELLARKFPGRPEEEYRHQLGRYGISGELAVRPVASLSGGQKSRVAFAQMTMPCPNFYILDEPTNHLDMETIEALGRALNNFRGGVILVSHDERFIRLVCQELWVCEGGGVTRVEGGFDQYRALLQEQFRREGFL; this is encoded by the exons ATGGCGACTTGCGCTGAAATCTTGCGGAGCGAGTTCCCCGAAATTGACGGGCAGGTCTTCGACTACGTGACGG GCGTCTTGCACAGCGGCAGCGCGGACTTTGAATCTGTGGATGACCTAGTGGACGCTGTGGGAGAACTGTTGCAAGAGGTGTCCGGGGACAGCAAGGATGACGCGGGCATCAGAGCAGTGTGTCAGCGCATGTACAACACTCTGCGCCT GGCTGAGCCACAGAGCCAGGGAAACAGCCAGGTGCTACTAGACGCCCCCATCCAGTTGTCAAAAATAACGGAGAACTACG ACTGTGGCACCAACCTTCCAGGACTGCTAAAGAGGGAACAATCCTcg ACAGTGAATGCAAAGAAGCTAGAGAAGGCTGAGGCTCGACTGAAGGCTAAGCAGGAGAAACGCTCAGAGAAGGACACACTCAAGACCGGCAACCCTCT agtCTTGGAAGAGGCATCAGCCAGCCAGGCAGGCAGCAGAAAAGAGAGTCGGTTGGAGTCATCAGGCAAGAACAAATCCTACGATGTGCGAATTGAGAACTTTGATGTGTCTTTTGGCGATAG GGTACTGCTGACTGGTGCAGATGTGAACCTGGCCTGGGGCCGCCGCTATGGGCTGGTGGGTCGGAATGGGCTAGGGAAGACGACGCTGCTGAAGATGCTGGCCACCCGCAGCCTGCGGGTTCCAGCCCATATTTCCCTGCTGCACGTGGAGCAGGAGGTTGCTGGAGATGACACCCCTGCCCTGCAGAGTGTGTTGGAGAGTGACACTGTGCGAGAAGACCTTCTGCGGCGGGAGCGGGAGCTCAGTGCCCAGATTGCTGCTGGCAG GGCCGAGGGCTCAGAAGCGGCACAGCTGGCAGAAATCTATGCCAAACTGGAAGAGATTGAGGCTGACAAGGCGCCTGCCAG GGCATCAGTCATTCTTGCTGGGCTTGGCTTCACCCCTAAAATGCAGCAGCAGCCCACCCG GGAGTTCTCAGGTGGCTGGAGGATGAGACTAGCCCTCGCCCGGGCCCTGTTTGCTAG GCCAGATCTTCTGCTGTTAGATG AACCCACAAACATGCTGGATGTCAGGGCCATCCTGTGGCTGGAGAATTACCTGCAG ACGTGGCCCTCCACAATCCTGGTCGTCTCCCACGACCGAAACTTCCTGAATGCCATAGCCACAGACATCATCCACCTGCACAGCCAGCGGCTAGATGGTTACCGGGGAGACTTTGAGACCTTCATCAAGTGCAAGCAGGAGCGGCTCCTCAACCAGCAGCGTGAATATGAGGCTCAACAGCAGTACCGTCAGCATATCCAG gtTTTCATTGACCGGTTTCGCTACAATGCCAACAGAGCCTCTCAAGTACAGAGCAAACTCAAGATGCTGGAGAAGCT ACCAGAGCTGAAACCCGTGGACAAGGAGTTGGAGGTAGTGATGAA GTTCCCCGATGGGTTTGAGAAGTTCTCACCGCCAGTTCTGCAACTGGATGAGGTGGATTTCTACTATGACCCTAAGCACGTCATCTTCAGccgtctctctgtctctgctgaTCTCGAGTCCCGCATCTGTGTG GTTGGGGAGAATGGAGCTGGCAAGTCGACCATGCTGAAGCTGCTTATGGGGGACCTGACACCTGTTCGAGGCATCAGACATGCTCACAG GAATCTGAAGATTGGCTATTTCAGCCAACACCACGTGGAGCAGCTGGACCTGAACGTCAGCGCCGTGGAGCTGCTGGCGCGCAAGTTTCCTG GACGGCCTGAGGAGGAGTATCGTCACCAGCTGGGCCGCTACGGCATCTCTGGGGAACTGGCCGTGCGCCCTGTTGCCAGCTTGTCCGGGGGCCAGAAGAGTCGTGTAGCCTTTGCTCAGATGACCATGCCCTG CCCCAACTTCTACATTCTGGATGAACCCACAAACCACCTGGATATGGAGACGATTGAGGCTCTGGGCCGTGCTCTCAACAACTTCAGG GGTGGCGTGATTCTGGTGTCCCACGATGAGCGCTTCATCCGGCTGGTGTGCCAGGAGTTGTGGGTGTGTGAAGGAGGCGGCGTCACCCGGGTGGAGGGGGGCTTTGACCAGTACCGCGCCCTTCTCCAGGAACAGTTCCGCCGGGAGGGCTTCCTATAG